A region from the Neurospora crassa OR74A linkage group V, whole genome shotgun sequence genome encodes:
- the asl-1 gene encoding ascospore lethal-1, producing MGSSTGAAGRGESKSPKQSNKTSPPRQDGHPESKHEPPLKPSESTTNAEPAKPLAPPPRPAAQQQSTNSPSDYFSQNPISGSLSLEPNPFEQSFGGAPETPGGTKLPPVAALASPSSILPPGSTPFPWGGSNSLRSGPLSPAMLSGPTTSDYFGDHIRGGFPTPNESSLRTGLTPGGSGSMFPAPSPNSTLFAQLAGPAATPGTIDFHRTAISAAAAKAQAQAQAQQQAAHQHQQQSQPPSITSQPASDLPNGIPPLKPETKPPTGPFDPHDNDAANGLFMLAQGRNASQPPSQSFNVVSAPPPPPSSHPHTVPAPPVQPVNTSPQMNGNVSIAGSSARGVSEVSIGSDDSELARPNTRGKGKRNSTSAATTGSRRKAEETPAKTPANKKTKTNGSVSSLNGMDYSGSEDESKPGKDDGTGSKSKMTEEEKRKNFLERNRVAALKCRQRKKQWLANLQQKVEMFSSENDALTATITQLREEVVNLKTLLLAHKDCPVTQQQGLHGAFMQQAIEPFSHQMNPYGMGAGIPNQPVGMPPNVAPRRFS from the exons ATGGGGTCGTCTACTGGAGCCGCTGGCCGAGGTGAGTCCAAATCACCCAAGCAATCCAACAAGACATCCCCACCGCGACAAG ATGGCCACCCCGAATCGAAGCATGAACCTCCCCTGAAGCCATCCGAGTCGACGACCAATGCCGAACCAGCCAAACCACTCGCGCCTCCGCCCCGTCCCGCTGCGCAACAACAGTCCACGAACAGCCCTTCCGACTACTTCTCGCAGAACCCCATCAGCGGCTCCCTGAGCCTGGAGCCGAACCCATTTGAGCAATCCTTCGGTGGTGCCCCCGAAACGCCCGGCGGTACTAAACTCCCGCCCGTCGCCGCCCTAGCGtccccatcatccatcttgCCTCCTGGCTCAACACCTTTCCCCTGGGGCGGTAGCAACTCGTTGCGATCCGGCCCATTGAGTCCGGCAATGCTGTCGGGCCCAACGACCTCTGATTATTTTGGCGACCACATTCGCGGAGGTTTCCCAACGCCAAACGAATCGTCGCTCAGAACAGGATTGACGCCTGGTGGTAGCGGGTCTATGTTCCCTGCCCCGAGTCCTAACTCGACTCTCTTTGCACAACTTGCCGGCCCTGCTGCCACGCCTGGAACCATCGACTTTCACCGAACCGCCATcagtgccgctgccgccaaggCCCAAGCTCAGGCCCAGgcccaacaacaagcagcacatcagcatcaacaacaatcGCAACCGCCATCGATTACGTCACAACCCGCCTCCGATCTCCCCAATGGCATTCCGCCTCTGAAGCCTGAGACGAAGCCACCGACTGGACCCTTTGACCCGCATGATAACGACGCGGCAAATGGTCTTTTCATGTTAGCACAGGGACGAAACGCATCTCAGCCACCAAGCCAATCATTTAACGTGGTGTCGGCACCTCCGCCACCTCCATCAAGTCACCCGCACACTGTGCCGGCTCCTCCTGTGCAACCAGTTAACACGTCACCACAAATGAATGGGAACGTATCCATTGCAGGAAGCTCAGCACGTGGTGTCAGTGAAGTTAGCATCGGGTCAGACGACAGTGAACTTGCCAGGCCTAATACCCGTGGCAAAGGGAAGCGTAACTCCACAAGCGCAGCGACGACGGGTTCCCGTCGCAAGGCTGAAGAAACTCCGGCCAAGACTCCAGCCAATAAAAAGACCAAGACAAACGGATCTGTTTCTTCACTCAACGGTATGGACTACTCAGGCTCGGAAGACGAGTCGAAGCCAGGCAAGGATGACGGAACGGGCTCAAAGTCCAAGATgacggaagaagaaaagcgcAAGAACTTCCTGGAGCGGAACAG GGTTGCCGCTCTGAAATGTCGGCAGCGTAAGAAACAGTGGCTCGCTAACCTCCAGCAAAAGGTGGAGATGTTCAGTTCAGAGAATGACGCCCTTACTGCAACAATAACACAGCTTCGGGAAGAAGTGGTCAATCTCAAGACACTTTTACTCGCACACAAGGACTGTCCAGTGACGCAACAGCAAGGTCTCCATGGTGCGTTCATGCAGCAAGCCATCGAGCCATTTAGTCACCAGATGAACCCCTACGGTATGGGAGCTGGCATACCTAATCAGCCCGTCGGCATGCCGCCGAATGTTGCTCCTCGCCGATTCTCATAG
- the asl-1 gene encoding ascospore lethal-1, variant produces the protein MGSSTGAAGRDGHPESKHEPPLKPSESTTNAEPAKPLAPPPRPAAQQQSTNSPSDYFSQNPISGSLSLEPNPFEQSFGGAPETPGGTKLPPVAALASPSSILPPGSTPFPWGGSNSLRSGPLSPAMLSGPTTSDYFGDHIRGGFPTPNESSLRTGLTPGGSGSMFPAPSPNSTLFAQLAGPAATPGTIDFHRTAISAAAAKAQAQAQAQQQAAHQHQQQSQPPSITSQPASDLPNGIPPLKPETKPPTGPFDPHDNDAANGLFMLAQGRNASQPPSQSFNVVSAPPPPPSSHPHTVPAPPVQPVNTSPQMNGNVSIAGSSARGVSEVSIGSDDSELARPNTRGKGKRNSTSAATTGSRRKAEETPAKTPANKKTKTNGSVSSLNGMDYSGSEDESKPGKDDGTGSKSKMTEEEKRKNFLERNRVAALKCRQRKKQWLANLQQKVEMFSSENDALTATITQLREEVVNLKTLLLAHKDCPVTQQQGLHGAFMQQAIEPFSHQMNPYGMGAGIPNQPVGMPPNVAPRRFS, from the exons ATGGGGTCGTCTACTGGAGCCGCTGGCCGAG ATGGCCACCCCGAATCGAAGCATGAACCTCCCCTGAAGCCATCCGAGTCGACGACCAATGCCGAACCAGCCAAACCACTCGCGCCTCCGCCCCGTCCCGCTGCGCAACAACAGTCCACGAACAGCCCTTCCGACTACTTCTCGCAGAACCCCATCAGCGGCTCCCTGAGCCTGGAGCCGAACCCATTTGAGCAATCCTTCGGTGGTGCCCCCGAAACGCCCGGCGGTACTAAACTCCCGCCCGTCGCCGCCCTAGCGtccccatcatccatcttgCCTCCTGGCTCAACACCTTTCCCCTGGGGCGGTAGCAACTCGTTGCGATCCGGCCCATTGAGTCCGGCAATGCTGTCGGGCCCAACGACCTCTGATTATTTTGGCGACCACATTCGCGGAGGTTTCCCAACGCCAAACGAATCGTCGCTCAGAACAGGATTGACGCCTGGTGGTAGCGGGTCTATGTTCCCTGCCCCGAGTCCTAACTCGACTCTCTTTGCACAACTTGCCGGCCCTGCTGCCACGCCTGGAACCATCGACTTTCACCGAACCGCCATcagtgccgctgccgccaaggCCCAAGCTCAGGCCCAGgcccaacaacaagcagcacatcagcatcaacaacaatcGCAACCGCCATCGATTACGTCACAACCCGCCTCCGATCTCCCCAATGGCATTCCGCCTCTGAAGCCTGAGACGAAGCCACCGACTGGACCCTTTGACCCGCATGATAACGACGCGGCAAATGGTCTTTTCATGTTAGCACAGGGACGAAACGCATCTCAGCCACCAAGCCAATCATTTAACGTGGTGTCGGCACCTCCGCCACCTCCATCAAGTCACCCGCACACTGTGCCGGCTCCTCCTGTGCAACCAGTTAACACGTCACCACAAATGAATGGGAACGTATCCATTGCAGGAAGCTCAGCACGTGGTGTCAGTGAAGTTAGCATCGGGTCAGACGACAGTGAACTTGCCAGGCCTAATACCCGTGGCAAAGGGAAGCGTAACTCCACAAGCGCAGCGACGACGGGTTCCCGTCGCAAGGCTGAAGAAACTCCGGCCAAGACTCCAGCCAATAAAAAGACCAAGACAAACGGATCTGTTTCTTCACTCAACGGTATGGACTACTCAGGCTCGGAAGACGAGTCGAAGCCAGGCAAGGATGACGGAACGGGCTCAAAGTCCAAGATgacggaagaagaaaagcgcAAGAACTTCCTGGAGCGGAACAG GGTTGCCGCTCTGAAATGTCGGCAGCGTAAGAAACAGTGGCTCGCTAACCTCCAGCAAAAGGTGGAGATGTTCAGTTCAGAGAATGACGCCCTTACTGCAACAATAACACAGCTTCGGGAAGAAGTGGTCAATCTCAAGACACTTTTACTCGCACACAAGGACTGTCCAGTGACGCAACAGCAAGGTCTCCATGGTGCGTTCATGCAGCAAGCCATCGAGCCATTTAGTCACCAGATGAACCCCTACGGTATGGGAGCTGGCATACCTAATCAGCCCGTCGGCATGCCGCCGAATGTTGCTCCTCGCCGATTCTCATAG
- a CDS encoding agmatinase produces MLRPTFIASCLAAVAAAHGDHDQKVVAGPHQGLWYNTLPGDGGTQADSVFSGISTFGRLPYLPCLASKDINYDIAFIGAPFDTGTSYRPGARFGPSGIRQGSRRLNLYGGYNVPLATNPFNSWATIIDCGDIPVTSYDNTFALSQIERGHHSILSRKPTTDSALPGPSLQGKTLPRVITLGGDHTITLPLLRSINRSYGPVSVIHFDSHLDSWRPKVFGGSPSEVASVNHGTYFYHAAQEGLLRNDSNIHAGIRTTLSGPSGYENDGYCGFEIVEAREIDTIGTEGIIKKIRERVGTEKPVYLSLDIDTLDPAFAPATGTPETGGWSTRELRTILRGLEGINIIAADIVEVAPAYDTNAEHTTMAAADALYEIMSIMVKRGPLSLVSEPHDL; encoded by the exons ATGTTGCGCCCAACTTTCATCGCTTCTTgccttgctgctgttgcggcAGCACATGGTGACCATGATCAGAAGGTCGTCGCTGGTCCTCATCAAGGATTGTGGTACAACACGTTACCGGGGGATGGAGGCACTCAA GCAGATTCCGTTTTCTCTGGCATCTCGACCTTTGGCCGTCTCCCATACCTACCATGTCTAGCCAGCAAAGACATCAACTACGACATAGCTTTTATTG GCGCCCCCTTCGACACCGGCACTTCGTATAGACCTGGCGCTCGCTTCGGTCCTTCGGGAATCCGTCAAGGGTCTCGTCGACTAAACCTCTA CGGCGGCTACAACGTCCCCCTAGCTACCAACCCCTTCAACAGCTGGGCCACCATAATCGACTGCGGCGACATCCCCGTGACCTCGTATGACAACACCTTCGCCCTTTCGCAAATCGAACGAGGCCACCACTCCATCCTTTCCCGCAAACCCACCACCGATTCTGCTCTGCCAGGTCCTTCCCTCCAGGGTAAAACCCTCCCACGCGTGATCACCTTGGGAGGCGACCACACCATTACGCTCCCCCTTTTACGGTCCATCAACCGGTCCTACGGCCCCGTTTCGGTCATCCACTTTGACAGCCACCTCGACAGCTGGCGACCCAAAGTTTTTGGAGGGTCTCCCTCAGAAGTCGCGTCGGTGAATCATGGGACTTATTTCTACCATGCGGCGCAGGAGGGCTTGTTGAGAAATGATAGTAATATCCATGCGGGGATCAGGACGACGCTCAGTGGCCCGAGCGGCTATGAGAATGACGGGTATTGCGGGTTTGAGATTGTGGAGGCGAGGGAGATTGATACGATTGGGACGGAGGGAATCATCAAGAAGATTAGGGAGAGGGTGGGTACGGAGAAGCCGGTTTATTTGAGTTTGGATATCGACACGTTGGATCCTGCTT TTGCCCCAGCTACTGGAACCCCTGAAACTGGCGGGTGGTCGACTCGAGAGCTTAGAACGATTTTGAGAGGGCTGGAGGGAATCAATATCATTGCTGCTGATATTGTTGAGGTTGCA CCTGCCTACGATACCAACGCCGAGCATACGACCATGGCGGCAGCCGATGCGTTGTATGAGATCATGAGTATCATGGTCAAGAGAGGACCGCTCAGCCTAGTCAGTGAGCCGCACGATCTTTAA